The Thermotoga sp. SG1 region TGGTGCCATCGTGGCCTTCATATCCCTCATAGGAATGATGGGAAAAAAGCCGTTCGACATAGCGATTGCACCAGCGGAGATCGCTTCAGGGCCAATGGTGGAGCTATCCGGGAAATATCTTGGACTTCTTCAAATCATGCACGATTTCTCACTTTTTGTGGAAATCTCACTCTTTGTGAACGTCTTTCTTGGAGGAGGCAATCTTGGCTGGTTTCTCGTCAAGTTCGTGGTTGTGTGGGTACTGGCCGTTTTGATCTCCGCTGTTCTTCCAAGATTCAGAATAGAACAAATGCTGAAATTCTACTGGGGAGTGCCCCTTGGTCTTGCCTTCTTGAACGCACTCTTTGTGCTCTTCGGTTTGACCCTTTGAGGAGGTGATCCGATGAAAGAAAGAACGGTCTGGGAAAGAATTGCAGACGCCCTCAGGTCGAGATCCATATGGATGCTTCACTACTGCACCGGCTGCGGTGCTGTGGAACTCCCACCATCCATGACGTCCAGGTTCGACATGGAAAGATTCGGAATAGCCCCCATGGCAACACCGAGACAGGCAGACATACTGCTCATCACGGGATATCTGAACACCAAGACACTGCGAAGGGTGATCTACACCTACGAACAGATGCCGGATCCCAAATACGTCGTGGGCTTTGGAAGCTGTACCATAAACGGAGGAATATACTTCGACTCGTACGCGACGGTGAACAGACTCGACTACTATATCCCTGTTGACGTATACATCGCCGGTTGTATGCCAAGGCCCGAAGCGATTCTTGAGGCCTTCAACTACCTGATGGAGAAGATCAGAAAAGGAGAAGCGGACGGCTGGAAGAGGTACAGGGAAAACTACGAGTGGTACAAGCAGAATCAGATCCGCTCCCTTGGGGAGGTGTACGTACATGACGAGTTCCATGAATGAAGCGCTGGAGAAGTTGGAGGTCTTCCAACCGGAAGTGGAGGAGATAGATGAAAGAGAAGCAAAGATCTCTGTAGCACCGGACAGGGTCATCTCCGTGCTGGAAACCTTGAAATCTCTGGGTTATTCACACCTTTCTTTGATGACCTGCGTGGACTGGATCGAGGACAGCCAGTTCGAACTCGTGTACATTCTCTTTTCCTGGAGAGATGGCGGAAAGTTCATCGTGTCAACCAGGATAGACAGGAACAATCCAGTGTTCGTTACAGTGAAAGAGATCTGGCCCGTCGCCAGGTTCTACGAAAGGGAAATCCATGAATTCTTCGGTGTGAAGTTCCTTGGCAACGACGATATGAAGCCTCTCTTCCTCGAGCTCTGGGACGACAAACCACCACTCAAAAAAGACTTTGATCCCCTCGAGTACTCGAAGAGAAAGTTTCCTGGAAGAGAGTACAAAAAAGACGTCGTTGCAGAGGCAAAAAGGATGTTCAGAGGTGAGATAAATGGGTGAAACAAAACTCTTTTTCGGGCCGAACCATCCCGGAATGCACGGAAACTTCTCTGTTCACATGTACGTTGAGGGAGACATTGTGAAGAAGGCAAGACCGGTACCCGGTTTTCTTCACAGAGGTTTTGAAAAACTCATGGAAAGACGCTACTGGTACTCCAACATTTCGCTCATACCAAGGATATGTGTTCCAGAACCGGACATCAACGAGATCTGCTATGCCATGGCCGTCGAAAAGATCGCAAAGATAGAAGTCCCAGAGAGAGCACAGTGGATACGAATGATCGTTCTGGAACTTGCAAGAATAGCGAACCACATCTGGAACGTTGGAGGAATAGGAGGTCCTCTTGGGCTCTACACGGCCTCTTACTGGGGTGTCGCAGATAGAGACAGAATTCTCGACATCTTCGAAGCCCTCACTGGAGCCAGGGTATACCACATGTACATAATAATCGGTGGCGTGAGAAAGAACATGACACCAAAAATAGAAGACATGATCTGGAAGACACTGGATTACATAGAGTCCAGGTTGCCTGATTACGAAAATCTCATCTTCAAGAACAGGATCGTTCACTCGAGGCTCAAAGGAAGACTCATTTTGACCAGAGAACAAGCGATGGAGATGGGAGTCACTGGTGTGGGTCTGAGGGCAACGGGCGTGGAGTACGATATCAGAAAAGTCGATCCCTACCTGTTCTACGATAGGGTGGAGTTCGAAGTTCCAACAGCAACTGAGGGAGACGCCTTCAGCAGGGTGTATTTGAAGTTCAAAGAGATTCCCCAGAGCATAAAGATCATCAGACAGACCCTGGAGAAGATGCCGCAGAGCGACAGAGTGAACGTACCTGCTAGCAAAGGAAGTGGACTGAGAAGGGTCGTTCCAAAGGGAATGGCCTATGCCCATGTGGAGTCCACGCGCGGTGAATACGGGTTCTTCGTTGTATCAGATGGAAAGAACAAACCTTACAGGGTTGCAGTGAGGGGAGCATCTTATCCACAGGGTCTCTACGGTATAGAAAAGTATCTTCCTGGAACAAGAATTGAGGACGTTCCCATTTGGCTTGCAACGATGGACGTCTGTGCACCGGAGATAGACAGATGAGGGGTGAGAGAGATGGCCATTCAGGAACTGCCGAAGAAGGATTTCTTCGCTCCTTTGAAAGCCTGGAAGTTCCTTGCCAGAAAGCCCGTTACCATTGAAGTTCCGAACAAAACCAAAAGGGAAGCCTCGGAAAGATACAGGGGTTTCCACGTGAACGACTGGGGAAAATGTATCGGATGTGGTACATGTTCGAAAATATGCCCCACAGATGCCATAACCATGGTGGAGGTTCCGGATCTCACTCAGGAAGATGGGAAACTCCCACAGAGACCCGTGATAGACTACGGCAGATGTTCTTTCTGTGCTCTCTGTGTGGACATATGCACGACCGGCTCTCTCCAGATGACAAGGGAATACATTCACATCTCGGAAGATCCGGAAGATTTCATCTTCATGCCCACGGATAAGGGATTGAATGCAAAAATGGGACTTTACGAACCAGGAAAAGCTCCCCTTGGATGGACAAGGGACAAAGACTCCGAACTTCTTGACCTTGAGAGGGTAGAGATGACGAAAGAACCACCAGAAACGAGGGTTAGATCCTTCATAGAGATCGTGAAGGGGTACAGCAGGGAACAGGCAATTCAGGAAGCCACAAGGTGTGTGGAATGTGGTGTATGTACCTACACATGTCCCGAGCACATGGATATACCTCAGTACATAAAGTCCATCTATGAGGACGACCTGGAAGAAGGACTAAGATGGCTTTACAGAACGAACCCACTTTCCATGGTCTGTGGTAGAGTCTGTACACACAGATGTGAAACCGCCTGTTCCATCGGTGTGAGGGGAGAGCCGGTTGCGATTCAGTGGCTGAAGAGGTACATAGTGGACAGTGTCCCACTCGAGGAGTACAGCAGGATACTGGACATGAAACCGGAAAAGAAGGGAAAGAGCATCGGTATAATAGGCTCCGGTCCGGCAGGGCTTTCGGCCGCGTACTTTCTTGCCACAATGGGGTACGACGTCACAGTGTACGAAGCAGAATCGAGACCAGGTGGTGTCATGAGATACGGTATACCGAAATACAGACTCCCGGACGAGGCGCTCGACAAAGACATAGCGTTCATAGAGGCACTCGGCGTGAGATTCGTCCTCAACACGAGGGTTGGTCAGGATATTCCCTTCGAAGAACTCAGAAAGAAACACGACGTCATCTTTCTCGCCACGGGATTTGGCCTTGGAAGATCAACGGGAGTACCCGGAACGGATCATCCAGACGTCAAGCAGGCACTTCCCATGTTGAAGATGATCAGAAACTATCTCAGGGGGGACGGTCCAAAACCACCGATTCCGGAGAAACTCGTCGTCATCGGTGGTGGAAACGTCGCCATGGATATCTCCAGATCGATGGCAAGGCTTCAGGTCATGGAGCATGGAGTTGTGAATGTGCAGGTGCTCTCCCTGGAAGGCTGCTTTGAGGATATGCCAGCCGATATGAAAGAGATCGATGAGGCACTCGAAGAAGGTGTGGTCATAAAACCCGGATGGGGACCGGTAGAGATCGTGATAGAAAACGATCGAGTGAAGGGTGTGAGGTTCAAAAAGTGTGTGAAGGTTTTCGACGATGAAGGAAAGTTCAACCCACAGTTCGATGAAAGCATACAGATCTTTGTGGAAGCGGACATGGTGGTCGAGGCGATAGGGCAGGCACCCGACTACTCCTATCTGCCCCAGGAGATAAAAGAAAAACTCGAATTTGTAAGGGGAAGGATCAGAACCAGCGAGTACGGTCAGACAGCCATAGAGTGGTTGTTCGCCGGAGGAGACATCGTCCACGGACCCGATATCATACACGGTGTTGCAGATGGGTATGCAGCCGCCAGAGGAATCGACATGTACCTGAGGAAAGCAGAATGAAAAAGCCCCTCCGATTGGAGGGGCTTTCACAGTTGTTTTACAGACTCTCTCTCGATGATCTCAACGGGGAGAATCACCCTTCTTGCAACTCCCTTCTTTCCCAAAAGCCTTTCGTGGAGTATCTCAAAGGCCACCCTTCCCATCTCTTCCCTTGGCTGTCTTACGGTGGTGAGGGCAGGAACGGTATAGCTAGATATGGGATCGTCATCAAATCCCATGATGGAAACCTCATCAGGAACGGCCACTCCAAGGTCGTGAAGCGCCTTGAGTGCTCCAACGGCCGATAGATCGTTTATGGCGAAGATGGCGGTGAAATCTACTCCGTGTTTTTTCAGATACCTTTCCACCGCATGATAACCATGTTCGGGGAAATAGCCACACGGTGTTACCTTCACGTCTATACCATGTCTTGTACTGTAATCGATGAATCCTCTTTCTCTGTCCGAAAAGGAGTAGATATCCTTTCTTCCTTTAAGAAGCAAGACCTTTTTATGACCCTTACTCAGGAGGTACTTTGCACACATTCTGCCGGCGGCGTAGTTGTCGATTCCCACGTTGTCGAGCCTGATCTCTGGCTCTTCCCTGTCAACCACGACAACTGGTATGGCACTTTTGATCAATCTCTCGAGTTGTTCTTCGTCCTTTTTCGACGAGCAAACGATGATACCATCGACTCTCTTTGCAAAGAAAACTTCGAGCCTTTCCAGTTCTACAGACGTTCTGTGAAGCGTGGTGGAGATCATGAGAGTGAAGTCTCTCTTTATCGCCTCTTTTTCTATTCCGGTCAGGATCTCGTTGTAGTGAAAGCCTCCGAAGTTCGGAACGA contains the following coding sequences:
- a CDS encoding NADH-quinone oxidoreductase subunit B family protein, which gives rise to MKERTVWERIADALRSRSIWMLHYCTGCGAVELPPSMTSRFDMERFGIAPMATPRQADILLITGYLNTKTLRRVIYTYEQMPDPKYVVGFGSCTINGGIYFDSYATVNRLDYYIPVDVYIAGCMPRPEAILEAFNYLMEKIRKGEADGWKRYRENYEWYKQNQIRSLGEVYVHDEFHE
- a CDS encoding NADH-quinone oxidoreductase subunit C, producing the protein MTSSMNEALEKLEVFQPEVEEIDEREAKISVAPDRVISVLETLKSLGYSHLSLMTCVDWIEDSQFELVYILFSWRDGGKFIVSTRIDRNNPVFVTVKEIWPVARFYEREIHEFFGVKFLGNDDMKPLFLELWDDKPPLKKDFDPLEYSKRKFPGREYKKDVVAEAKRMFRGEING
- a CDS encoding NADH-quinone oxidoreductase subunit D, whose product is MGETKLFFGPNHPGMHGNFSVHMYVEGDIVKKARPVPGFLHRGFEKLMERRYWYSNISLIPRICVPEPDINEICYAMAVEKIAKIEVPERAQWIRMIVLELARIANHIWNVGGIGGPLGLYTASYWGVADRDRILDIFEALTGARVYHMYIIIGGVRKNMTPKIEDMIWKTLDYIESRLPDYENLIFKNRIVHSRLKGRLILTREQAMEMGVTGVGLRATGVEYDIRKVDPYLFYDRVEFEVPTATEGDAFSRVYLKFKEIPQSIKIIRQTLEKMPQSDRVNVPASKGSGLRRVVPKGMAYAHVESTRGEYGFFVVSDGKNKPYRVAVRGASYPQGLYGIEKYLPGTRIEDVPIWLATMDVCAPEIDR
- a CDS encoding FAD-dependent oxidoreductase, producing the protein MAIQELPKKDFFAPLKAWKFLARKPVTIEVPNKTKREASERYRGFHVNDWGKCIGCGTCSKICPTDAITMVEVPDLTQEDGKLPQRPVIDYGRCSFCALCVDICTTGSLQMTREYIHISEDPEDFIFMPTDKGLNAKMGLYEPGKAPLGWTRDKDSELLDLERVEMTKEPPETRVRSFIEIVKGYSREQAIQEATRCVECGVCTYTCPEHMDIPQYIKSIYEDDLEEGLRWLYRTNPLSMVCGRVCTHRCETACSIGVRGEPVAIQWLKRYIVDSVPLEEYSRILDMKPEKKGKSIGIIGSGPAGLSAAYFLATMGYDVTVYEAESRPGGVMRYGIPKYRLPDEALDKDIAFIEALGVRFVLNTRVGQDIPFEELRKKHDVIFLATGFGLGRSTGVPGTDHPDVKQALPMLKMIRNYLRGDGPKPPIPEKLVVIGGGNVAMDISRSMARLQVMEHGVVNVQVLSLEGCFEDMPADMKEIDEALEEGVVIKPGWGPVEIVIENDRVKGVRFKKCVKVFDDEGKFNPQFDESIQIFVEADMVVEAIGQAPDYSYLPQEIKEKLEFVRGRIRTSEYGQTAIEWLFAGGDIVHGPDIIHGVADGYAAARGIDMYLRKAE
- a CDS encoding LacI family DNA-binding transcriptional regulator, which produces MASIRDVARLAGVSIATVSRVINGYNNVSEETRKKVIDAIRKLNYHPIYAVKNAVLKRTIGVLVPNFGGFHYNEILTGIEKEAIKRDFTLMISTTLHRTSVELERLEVFFAKRVDGIIVCSSKKDEEQLERLIKSAIPVVVVDREEPEIRLDNVGIDNYAAGRMCAKYLLSKGHKKVLLLKGRKDIYSFSDRERGFIDYSTRHGIDVKVTPCGYFPEHGYHAVERYLKKHGVDFTAIFAINDLSAVGALKALHDLGVAVPDEVSIMGFDDDPISSYTVPALTTVRQPREEMGRVAFEILHERLLGKKGVARRVILPVEIIERESVKQL